TGGGCCGGGGCCATCATGGCGGGAGTCTTCTTCGCCTTTGGGCTCGCCGACTCGGTGATCATCAAGGCCGTGGGCATCGGGATCGGTATCGCCGTTATCCTGGACGCCACCGTGGTGCGTGCCCTGCTGGTGCCCGCGACGATGCGGCTGATGGGGCGGTGGAACTGGTGGGTGCCGGCGCCGCTCGCGCGCCTGTGCCGGTGGGAGTCAGCGCCCGCCGCCCGCGGGTACTCCACGGGCGGCGGGTAGGAGAATCAGTTCTCCACGAAGGCCTTGAGCGCCCGCCCGCGCAGCGGGTGGCGCAGCTTGCGGAGCGCCTTGGTCTCGATCTGGCGGATGCGCTCGCGGGTGACCGAGAAGCGCTTGCCGACTTCCTCCAGCGTGTGCTCGCCTTCGTCGCCGATGCCGAAGCGCAGGCGCAGGATCTCCTTCTCCTTGGGCGAGAGCATGCCGAGGGCCCGCTCCACCTGGTTCGTCAGGTCCTGGCTGATCAGGGTGTCGTTCGGCGACTCCGTGCTCTTGTCCTCGAGGAAGTCTCCCAGCTCCGAGTCCTCGCCGATCGGCGTCTCGAGCGAGAGCGGCTTGCGCGAGGATTCGAGGATCAGGCGGACCTTCCGCGCGGGCACGCCGGTCCTCTTGGCGAGCTCTTCCGGCGTCGGCTCGCGGCCCATCTCGTTGACCAAGGCACGGTTGACACGCGAGATGCGGTTCAGCGTCTCGACCATGTGCACCGGGATGCGGATGGTGCGCGAATGGTCGGCGATGGCGCGCGTGATGGCCTGGCGAATCCACCAGGTCGCATAGGTCGAGAACTTGAACCCGCGCCGGTACTGGAAGCGGTCCACCGCCTTCATGAGGCCGATGTTGCCTTCCTGGACCAGGTCGAGGAGCGTCAGCTCGCTGCCGAGGTAGCGCTTGGCGACCGACACGACCAGCCGCAGGTTGGCCTCCATCAGCTCGCGCTTGGCCTGGCGCACGATGCGGTCATGCCCTTCGATCTCGTGGAGCGCGGCCTGGAGCGCCTTCTTGCCCAGCCCGATCTCGCTCTCGAGGGCGCGGATGTCCTTGGGTGTCCGGAGCTCGGCAAGGCGCTTCGCCTGGCGGCGGACGTCGCCGACCAGCCGGTCCACGAGCGCGGGCTTGAGCGGGAGCTTCTCGACCGCGGTCTGAATTGCGGTGCGGTTCTGCGCGACCCACTTGTGGTAGTTCGCCCGCGTGGTCTTCCCGCGACGCTTGTCGCGGAGCGACTCCTGCAGCCGTTCGATCTCGCGCTCGAGCCGCCGGATGCGCGTGAAGACCGCCAGCAGAGGCTTGATCTCGTCGGGCTTGGGCTCGCCGCCTTCGGGCAGCACGATGACCTCGTCGAGTCCGAGCTCGGCGTGTCGGATCCGGTCGACCAGGGCAAGCAGCTGGGTTGTCGCGACGGGAATGCCCGCCAGCGCCCGGCGGAGCTGGATCTGACCCGCTTCGATCCGCCGGCCGAGGCTGACTTCCTGCTGGGCCGTTAGCAGATGGACCTTGCCGATTTCCTTGAGGTAGAGACGGACGGGGTCCTCGGCCGGGGCCGCGCTGGGTCGCAGCGCTTCCTCGGACAGGGCAGGCGTTTCCTCGAGGACAACGGCCGCGGCCTTCTCCTCGTCCTCGAGCTCGACCCCGAACGGCTCAGCCTCAACCTTGGGCGGGGCGCCCTTCCGCAGCCTGGACTTTGGCTGAGCGAGAGCGACCTCCGAATGGATGGCCTCAGGGGATTCTGGATCGCCAGCTTCTCTGAACGTCATGCTCGTATGATCTCCTCTGGTGTTTTAGACGCTTGTGAACGCCCGCCGGTTGCGGGATTCTCCTTTGGGAATGAAACTCCTGCGGAGACGCCGGCGTTCCATAATCCCCCGTTTTCGTTGTCGACGGCGCCCACCCGGGCTTTATTCTCGGCCGCGTGGAGGGGTAGGACGTTCCTCTCGGGTAGATCGTTTACGCGAATTCGGCCGCGATCGCCCGCGAGCTCGCCCCCCTGGCGCTCGACCTCCTGCAGCGATCTCTCTAGGAGTTGGCTAGGGCTGACGCTCGAGAAGGAGATCGAAGCCCACGCCGACTTCGTCCTTGACCGGAAGGAGTAGATACTGCGGAGGCTTGATGCCGAAGTCGCTCATCTTGAAACGGCTCTCGCCTCGCACCCAGAGCCGCCCCTGCTTCAGGCGGACGCGTCCCGAGAAGCGCTTCACGCGCTCGACCCCCGCGATGGACAGCCGTCCCTGGATGGTCAGCAGCGTGTCAGTGTGTTCCGCGACGCCCGGGGGAAACGAGGGTGCCTCGATGGTCTGGATCACGAAGTACATGGTCGGGTGGCGCCCGGCCGCCAGCGACTTCCACATCTCCTTGTCCCGCCCGTCGTTGCCGGTACTGATGCCGAGCACTTGCACGGTCAGGCTGCCGCTGACGCCCAGGCTCAGATCGGCGGCGTCCGCCTCGAACTCGCCCGAAAGG
This region of Candidatus Methylomirabilota bacterium genomic DNA includes:
- a CDS encoding sigma-70 family RNA polymerase sigma factor, translated to MTFREAGDPESPEAIHSEVALAQPKSRLRKGAPPKVEAEPFGVELEDEEKAAAVVLEETPALSEEALRPSAAPAEDPVRLYLKEIGKVHLLTAQQEVSLGRRIEAGQIQLRRALAGIPVATTQLLALVDRIRHAELGLDEVIVLPEGGEPKPDEIKPLLAVFTRIRRLEREIERLQESLRDKRRGKTTRANYHKWVAQNRTAIQTAVEKLPLKPALVDRLVGDVRRQAKRLAELRTPKDIRALESEIGLGKKALQAALHEIEGHDRIVRQAKRELMEANLRLVVSVAKRYLGSELTLLDLVQEGNIGLMKAVDRFQYRRGFKFSTYATWWIRQAITRAIADHSRTIRIPVHMVETLNRISRVNRALVNEMGREPTPEELAKRTGVPARKVRLILESSRKPLSLETPIGEDSELGDFLEDKSTESPNDTLISQDLTNQVERALGMLSPKEKEILRLRFGIGDEGEHTLEEVGKRFSVTRERIRQIETKALRKLRHPLRGRALKAFVEN
- a CDS encoding YceI family protein, which produces MRSRAALVWLVLLLAPLGASQAFAEPARWMPVRGQSLVSFDAIFPPANFSGFGRDLSGEFEADAADLSLGVSGSLTVQVLGISTGNDGRDKEMWKSLAAGRHPTMYFVIQTIEAPSFPPGVAEHTDTLLTIQGRLSIAGVERVKRFSGRVRLKQGRLWVRGESRFKMSDFGIKPPQYLLLPVKDEVGVGFDLLLERQP